One genomic window of Oncorhynchus clarkii lewisi isolate Uvic-CL-2024 chromosome 5, UVic_Ocla_1.0, whole genome shotgun sequence includes the following:
- the LOC139410016 gene encoding heat shock protein 30-like, with the protein MLCSRGFQSSLSPLMDFYWPVRSLWPEVRPLLSQRDLLQRNLLEIKCSLELMAKLQQQIFEELDNVPSSLTIQPVSYKHDKDGEGFALTLDTEDFSPEELSVKQVGRKLKVSGKTEKKLDDGEGSYSYRCQEFRQEFDLPEGMNPETVTCSLAHDGKLHIQAPKNPLSCEDEVAERVVPINCSLDVKTPQFLSKTEGSITDT; encoded by the coding sequence ATGCTGTGTTCCCGAGGATTCCAGTCTTCCCTCAGCCCATTGATGGACTTCTACTGGCCTGTGCGCAGTCTATGGCCAGAGGTCCGACCTCTTCTCAGCCAGCGGGATCTTCTGCAGAGAAACCTGCTAGAGATCAAGTGCAGTCTGGAGCTGATGGCAAAACTCCAGCAGCAGATCTTTGAAGAGTTGGACAATGTCCCATCCTCTTTGACCATCCAACCAGTCTCCTACAAGCATGATAAAGATGGAGAGGGCTTTGCCCTGACACTGGACACTGAAGACTTTTCCCCAGAGGAGCTGTCTGTCAAGCAGGTGGGCAGGAAGCTGAAAGTCAGTGGGAAGACAGAGAAGAAGCTGGATGATGGGGAAGGCTCCTACTCTTACAGATGCCAAGAGTTCAGACAAGAGTTTGATCTGCCTGAAGGGATGAATCCTGAGACAGTCACCTGCTCCCTGGCTCATGACGGGAAGCTCCACATTCAGGCACCAAAGAATCCATTATCTTGTGAGGATGAGGTGGCAGAGAGAGTGGTGCCCATCAACTGTAGCCTGGATGTGAAAACCCCACAATTCCTGTCAAAGACAGAGGGAAGCATCACCGACACATAG
- the LOC139410017 gene encoding heat shock protein 30-like — protein MLCSRGFQSSLSPLMDFYWPVRSLWPEVRPLLSQRDLLQRNLLEIKSSLELMAKLQQQIFEELDNVPSSLTIQPVSYKHDKDGEGFALTLDTEDFSPEELSVKQVGRKLKVSGKTEKKLDDGEGSYSYRCQEFRQEFDLPEGMNPETVTCSLAHDGKLHIQAPKNPLSCEDEVAERVVPINCSLDVKTPQFLSKTEGSITDT, from the coding sequence ATGCTGTGTTCCCGAGGATTCCAGTCTTCCCTCAGCCCATTGATGGACTTCTACTGGCCTGTGCGCAGTCTATGGCCAGAGGTCCGACCTCTTCTCAGCCAGCGGGATCTTCTGCAGAGAAACCTGCTAGAGATCAAGAGCAGTCTGGAGCTGATGGCAAAACTCCAGCAGCAGATCTTTGAAGAGTTGGACAATGTCCCATCCTCTTTGACCATCCAACCAGTCTCCTACAAGCATGATAAAGATGGAGAGGGCTTTGCCCTGACACTGGACACTGAAGACTTTTCCCCAGAGGAGCTGTCTGTCAAGCAGGTGGGCAGGAAGCTGAAAGTCAGTGGGAAGACAGAGAAGAAGCTGGATGATGGGGAAGGCTCCTACTCTTACAGATGCCAAGAGTTCAGACAAGAGTTTGATCTGCCTGAAGGGATGAATCCTGAGACAGTCACCTGCTCCCTGGCTCATGACGGGAAGCTCCACATTCAGGCACCAAAGAATCCATTATCTTGTGAGGATGAGGTGGCAGAGAGAGTGGTGCCCATCAACTGTAGCCTGGATGTGAAAACCCCACAATTCCTGTCAAAGACAGAGGGAAGCATCACCGACACATAG
- the LOC139410019 gene encoding heat shock protein 30-like, whose protein sequence is MLCSRGFQSSLSPLMDFYWPVRSLWPEVRPLLSQRDLLQRKMLEIKSSLELMAKLQQQIFEELDNVPSSLTIQPVSYKHDKDGEGFALTLDTEDFSPEELSVKQVGRKLKVSGKTEKKLDDGEGSYSYRCQEFRQEFDLPEGMNPETVTCSLAHDGKLHIQAPKNPLSCEDEVAERVVPINCSLDVKTPQFLSKTEGSITDT, encoded by the coding sequence ATGCTGTGTTCCCGAGGATTCCAGTCTTCCCTCAGCCCATTGATGGACTTCTACTGGCCTGTGCGCAGTCTATGGCCAGAGGTCCGACCTCTTCTCAGCCAGCGGGATCTTCTGCAGAGAAAAATGCTAGAGATCAAGAGCAGTCTGGAGCTGATGGCAAAACTCCAGCAGCAGATCTTTGAAGAGTTGGACAATGTCCCATCCTCTTTGACCATCCAACCAGTCTCCTACAAGCATGATAAAGATGGAGAGGGCTTTGCCCTGACACTGGACACTGAAGACTTTTCCCCAGAGGAGCTGTCTGTCAAGCAGGTGGGCAGGAAGCTGAAAGTCAGTGGGAAGACAGAGAAGAAGCTGGATGATGGGGAAGGCTCCTACTCTTACAGATGCCAAGAGTTCAGACAAGAGTTTGATCTGCCTGAAGGGATGAATCCTGAGACAGTCACCTGCTCCCTGGCTCATGACGGGAAGCTCCACATTCAGGCACCAAAGAATCCATTATCTTGTGAGGATGAGGTGGCAGAGAGAGTGGTGCCCATCAACTGTAGCCTGGATGTGAAAACCCCACAATTCCTGTCAAAGACAGAGGGAAGCATCACCGACACATAG
- the LOC139410023 gene encoding heat shock protein 30, whose protein sequence is MLCSRGFQSSLSPLMDFYWPVRSLWPEVRPLLSQRDLLQRNLLEVKSSLELMAKLQQQIFEELDNVPSSLTIQPVSYKHDKDGEGFALTLDTEDFSPEELSVKQVGRKLKVSGKTEKKLDDGEGSYSYRCQEFRQEFDLPEGVNPETVTCSLAHDGKLHIQAPKNPLSGEEEVAERVVPINCSLDVKTPQFLSKTEGSITDTQKKQENSVSHED, encoded by the coding sequence ATGCTGTGTTCCCGAGGATTCCAGTCTTCCCTCAGCCCATTGATGGACTTCTACTGGCCTGTCCGCAGTCTATGGCCAGAGGTCCGACCTCTTCTCAGCCAGCGGGATCTACTGCAGAGAAACCTGCTAGAGGTCAAGAGCAGTCTGGAGCTTATGGCAAAACTCCAGCAGCAGATCTTTGAAGAGTTGGACAATGTCCCGTCCTCTTTGACCATCCAACCAGTCTCCTACAAGCATGATAAAGATGGAGAGGGCTTTGCCCTGACACTGGACACTGAAGACTTTTCCCCAGAGGAGCTGTCTGTCAAGCAGGTGGGCAGGAAGCTGAAAGTCAGTGGGAAGACAGAGAAGAAGCTGGATGATGGGGAAGGCTCCTACTCTTACAGATGCCAAGAGTTCAGACAAGAGTTTGATCTGCCTGAAGGGGTGAATCCTGAGACAGTCACCTGCTCCCTGGCTCATGATGGGAAGCTCCACATTCAGGCACCAAAGAATCCATTATCTGGTGAGGAGGAGGTTGCAGAGAGAGTGGTGCCCATCAACTGTAGCCTGGATGTGAAAACCCCACAATTCCTGTCAAAGACAGAGGGAAGCATCACCGACACACAGAAGAAACAAGAGAACAGCGTTTCACATGAGGACTGA
- the LOC139410024 gene encoding histone-arginine methyltransferase CARM1 isoform X1, translated as METMERGSEVTCFSINLFTVNEDQVQGEIEVAKQRQHQGLSLQLSTGLEETELTIQDGDGVCVFKFTVTRETDCCRVGTQSFLITVGCLSVLLQFRTQSEFQEFHIQLRREEKSAERQQSVFDQRTEDSSALQYFQFYGCLSQQQNMLQDYLRTATYQKAILLNEMDFKDKIVLDVGSGSGILSFFAIQAGAKRVYAVEASPVAKFAEMLVKSNSLSDRIIVLAGKIEEVSCPEQVDVIISEPIGYMLLNERMLESYLHSRKWLKPKGMMFPTCSDMHLAPFTDEQLYIEHYGRSSFWHQTCFYGVNLSGLHSSAVDEFFKQPIVDTFEMSILMAKSVKHCINFMEAKEEDLHRMEIPFVFKLLQSGLIHGLAFWFDVAFIGSKMTVWLSTAPSEPLTHWYQVRCLFQTPLFGKVGQTLSGSVQFIANTRQSYDIHITAVVDQSGFKSGNSLDLKNPFFRVHSWLLV; from the exons ATGGAGACCATGGAGAGGGGTTCAGAAGTGACCTGTTTTTCCATCAATCTGTTCACGGTGAATGAGGACCAggtacagggagagatagaggtggCTAAACAGAGGCAACACCAAGGCCTTTCTCTACAGTTGAGCACAGGGCTGGAGGAGACAGAGCTCACTATTCAGGATG GTGATGGGGTCTGTGTTTTCAAATTCACAGTCACCAGGGAAACAGACTGTTGTCGGGTGGGCACCCAATCCTTCCTCATTACCGTTGGCTGCCTGAGCGTTCTCTTGCAGTTCAGAACACAGAGTG AGTTTCAGGAGTTCCACATACagctgaggagagaagagaagtcaGCAGAAAGGCAACAATCCGTGTTTGACCAGAGAACAGAAGACTCCTCAGCCCTGCAGTACTTCCAG TTTTATGGCTGtctatcacaacaacagaatatgctgcaggattatttgaGGACAGCCACGTATCAAAAGGCCATCCTACTAAACGAGATGGACTTCAAGGACAAG ATAGTACTTGATGTTGGCAGTGGATCAGGGATCCTGTCTTTCTTCGCCATCCAGGCAGGAGCGAAGAGGGTATATGCTGTGGAGGCCAGCCCTGTAGCCAAATTTGCGGAG ATGCTTGTAAAGAGCAATAGTCTGTCAGATAGGATCATAGTCCTGGCTGGAAAGATTGAGGAGGTGTCGTGCCCTGAGCAGGTGGACGTGATCATCTCAGAGCCCATTGGCTACATGCTTCTGAACGAGAGGATGCTGGAGAGCTACCTCCACTCCAGGAAGTGGCTTAAACCCAAAG GTATGATGTTCCCAACCTGTAGTGACATGCACCTCGCTCCCTTCACTGACGAGCAGCTCTACATCGAGCACTATGGACGCTCTAGCTTCTG GCACCAGACCTGTTTCTATGGGGTTAACCTGAGTGGTCTTCACAGTTCTGCAGTTGATGAGTTTTTCAAACAGCCCATAGTT GACACATTTGAGATGTCGATTCTAATGGCAAAATCTGTCAAGCACTGCATCAATTTCATGGAGGCTAAAGAAGAGGACTTACACAG GATGGAGATTCCATTTGTGTTTAAACTGCTCCAGTCTGGACTGATCCATGGGCTGGCCTTCTGGTTTGACGTAGCATTTATAGGATCCAA GATGACAGTGTGGCTGTCCACTGCTCCTAGTGAACCTCTGACTCACTGGTACCAGGTCCGCTGTCTCTTCCAGACCCCTCTGTTTGGCAAGGTGGGACAGACTCTGTCCGGATCTGTCCAGTTCATAGCCAACACAAG GCAGAGCTACGACATTCACATCACAGCAGTCGTTGATCAGTCAGGCTTCAAATCTGGCAACAGTTTGGATCTAAAGAACCCTTTCTTCAG GGTACACAGTTGGCTGCTGGTGTAA
- the LOC139410024 gene encoding histone-arginine methyltransferase CARM1 isoform X2, which translates to METMERGSEVTCFSINLFTVNEDQVQGEIEVAKQRQHQGLSLQLSTGLEETELTIQDGDGVCVFKFTVTRETDCCRVGTQSFLITVGCLSVLLQFRTQSEFQEFHIQLRREEKSAERQQSVFDQRTEDSSALQYFQFYGCLSQQQNMLQDYLRTATYQKAILLNEMDFKDKIVLDVGSGSGILSFFAIQAGAKRVYAVEASPVAKFAEMLVKSNSLSDRIIVLAGKIEEVSCPEQVDVIISEPIGYMLLNERMLESYLHSRKWLKPKGMMFPTCSDMHLAPFTDEQLYIEHYGRSSFWHQTCFYGVNLSGLHSSAVDEFFKQPIVDTFEMSILMAKSVKHCINFMEAKEEDLHRMEIPFVFKLLQSGLIHGLAFWFDVAFIGSKMTVWLSTAPSEPLTHWYQVRCLFQTPLFGKVGQTLSGSVQFIANTRQSYDIHITAVVDQSGFKSGNSLDLKNPFFRYA; encoded by the exons ATGGAGACCATGGAGAGGGGTTCAGAAGTGACCTGTTTTTCCATCAATCTGTTCACGGTGAATGAGGACCAggtacagggagagatagaggtggCTAAACAGAGGCAACACCAAGGCCTTTCTCTACAGTTGAGCACAGGGCTGGAGGAGACAGAGCTCACTATTCAGGATG GTGATGGGGTCTGTGTTTTCAAATTCACAGTCACCAGGGAAACAGACTGTTGTCGGGTGGGCACCCAATCCTTCCTCATTACCGTTGGCTGCCTGAGCGTTCTCTTGCAGTTCAGAACACAGAGTG AGTTTCAGGAGTTCCACATACagctgaggagagaagagaagtcaGCAGAAAGGCAACAATCCGTGTTTGACCAGAGAACAGAAGACTCCTCAGCCCTGCAGTACTTCCAG TTTTATGGCTGtctatcacaacaacagaatatgctgcaggattatttgaGGACAGCCACGTATCAAAAGGCCATCCTACTAAACGAGATGGACTTCAAGGACAAG ATAGTACTTGATGTTGGCAGTGGATCAGGGATCCTGTCTTTCTTCGCCATCCAGGCAGGAGCGAAGAGGGTATATGCTGTGGAGGCCAGCCCTGTAGCCAAATTTGCGGAG ATGCTTGTAAAGAGCAATAGTCTGTCAGATAGGATCATAGTCCTGGCTGGAAAGATTGAGGAGGTGTCGTGCCCTGAGCAGGTGGACGTGATCATCTCAGAGCCCATTGGCTACATGCTTCTGAACGAGAGGATGCTGGAGAGCTACCTCCACTCCAGGAAGTGGCTTAAACCCAAAG GTATGATGTTCCCAACCTGTAGTGACATGCACCTCGCTCCCTTCACTGACGAGCAGCTCTACATCGAGCACTATGGACGCTCTAGCTTCTG GCACCAGACCTGTTTCTATGGGGTTAACCTGAGTGGTCTTCACAGTTCTGCAGTTGATGAGTTTTTCAAACAGCCCATAGTT GACACATTTGAGATGTCGATTCTAATGGCAAAATCTGTCAAGCACTGCATCAATTTCATGGAGGCTAAAGAAGAGGACTTACACAG GATGGAGATTCCATTTGTGTTTAAACTGCTCCAGTCTGGACTGATCCATGGGCTGGCCTTCTGGTTTGACGTAGCATTTATAGGATCCAA GATGACAGTGTGGCTGTCCACTGCTCCTAGTGAACCTCTGACTCACTGGTACCAGGTCCGCTGTCTCTTCCAGACCCCTCTGTTTGGCAAGGTGGGACAGACTCTGTCCGGATCTGTCCAGTTCATAGCCAACACAAG GCAGAGCTACGACATTCACATCACAGCAGTCGTTGATCAGTCAGGCTTCAAATCTGGCAACAGTTTGGATCTAAAGAACCCTTTCTTCAG GTATGCCTGA
- the LOC139410024 gene encoding histone-arginine methyltransferase CARM1 isoform X3, whose translation METMERGSEVTCFSINLFTVNEDQVQGEIEVAKQRQHQGLSLQLSTGLEETELTIQDGDGVCVFKFTVTRETDCCRVGTQSFLITVGCLSVLLQFRTQSEFQEFHIQLRREEKSAERQQSVFDQRTEDSSALQYFQFYGCLSQQQNMLQDYLRTATYQKAILLNEMDFKDKIVLDVGSGSGILSFFAIQAGAKRVYAVEASPVAKFAEMLVKSNSLSDRIIVLAGKIEEVSCPEQVDVIISEPIGYMLLNERMLESYLHSRKWLKPKGMMFPTCSDMHLAPFTDEQLYIEHYGRSSFWHQTCFYGVNLSGLHSSAVDEFFKQPIVDTFEMSILMAKSVKHCINFMEAKEEDLHRMEIPFVFKLLQSGLIHGLAFWFDVAFIGSKMTVWLSTAPSEPLTHWYQVRCLFQTPLFGKVGQTLSGSVQFIANTRQSYDIHITAVVDQSGFKSGNSLDLKNPFFR comes from the exons ATGGAGACCATGGAGAGGGGTTCAGAAGTGACCTGTTTTTCCATCAATCTGTTCACGGTGAATGAGGACCAggtacagggagagatagaggtggCTAAACAGAGGCAACACCAAGGCCTTTCTCTACAGTTGAGCACAGGGCTGGAGGAGACAGAGCTCACTATTCAGGATG GTGATGGGGTCTGTGTTTTCAAATTCACAGTCACCAGGGAAACAGACTGTTGTCGGGTGGGCACCCAATCCTTCCTCATTACCGTTGGCTGCCTGAGCGTTCTCTTGCAGTTCAGAACACAGAGTG AGTTTCAGGAGTTCCACATACagctgaggagagaagagaagtcaGCAGAAAGGCAACAATCCGTGTTTGACCAGAGAACAGAAGACTCCTCAGCCCTGCAGTACTTCCAG TTTTATGGCTGtctatcacaacaacagaatatgctgcaggattatttgaGGACAGCCACGTATCAAAAGGCCATCCTACTAAACGAGATGGACTTCAAGGACAAG ATAGTACTTGATGTTGGCAGTGGATCAGGGATCCTGTCTTTCTTCGCCATCCAGGCAGGAGCGAAGAGGGTATATGCTGTGGAGGCCAGCCCTGTAGCCAAATTTGCGGAG ATGCTTGTAAAGAGCAATAGTCTGTCAGATAGGATCATAGTCCTGGCTGGAAAGATTGAGGAGGTGTCGTGCCCTGAGCAGGTGGACGTGATCATCTCAGAGCCCATTGGCTACATGCTTCTGAACGAGAGGATGCTGGAGAGCTACCTCCACTCCAGGAAGTGGCTTAAACCCAAAG GTATGATGTTCCCAACCTGTAGTGACATGCACCTCGCTCCCTTCACTGACGAGCAGCTCTACATCGAGCACTATGGACGCTCTAGCTTCTG GCACCAGACCTGTTTCTATGGGGTTAACCTGAGTGGTCTTCACAGTTCTGCAGTTGATGAGTTTTTCAAACAGCCCATAGTT GACACATTTGAGATGTCGATTCTAATGGCAAAATCTGTCAAGCACTGCATCAATTTCATGGAGGCTAAAGAAGAGGACTTACACAG GATGGAGATTCCATTTGTGTTTAAACTGCTCCAGTCTGGACTGATCCATGGGCTGGCCTTCTGGTTTGACGTAGCATTTATAGGATCCAA GATGACAGTGTGGCTGTCCACTGCTCCTAGTGAACCTCTGACTCACTGGTACCAGGTCCGCTGTCTCTTCCAGACCCCTCTGTTTGGCAAGGTGGGACAGACTCTGTCCGGATCTGTCCAGTTCATAGCCAACACAAG GCAGAGCTACGACATTCACATCACAGCAGTCGTTGATCAGTCAGGCTTCAAATCTGGCAACAGTTTGGATCTAAAGAACCCTTTCTTCAGGTGA